Genomic segment of Bacteroides intestinalis DSM 17393:
ATTCTTGAAGATAGTTTCAGACGTATCTTCATTGATTAGAGACAATGGGTTGTAGTTCTTTGAACCTGAACCTTTTGTCCATGAACCGTCTTCGTTCTTAACAGGAAGAGTCGGTGAGAAGTAGTTCATCGCATCAAGGACGGACGCACCTTCGTTATTCATAGGAACACCTACAGCCTTGCCATATCTTGCATTTACACCTACCGAAAGGTCCAGATGGTCTTTCAATACCTTAGTGGTAACTAAGGAACGCACATTCAGTCTGTTCATTTTAGAACCTTTCACTACACCTTGGCGATCCATATAGTTAAGACTTGCCATGTAGGTAGTCTTTTGTGCTCCACCATTGATAGAGATATTGTGGTTTGTACTGATAGCAGTGCGAAGAACCTCATCTTGCCAGTTTGTATTTGCGCCTTGGTCGTTGGCAAGTGTTAGTCCGTTCTTTTTTGCGTATGCTCGCAGGTCGTCTGCGGTAGCCATATCCATCTTCTTCAAGATGTTGTCGAAAGCAACGTATCCGCTATAGCTTACGTTGGTACGTTCCATGCCGTTCTTACCTTTCTTAGTGTTGATGATGATAACTCCATTTGCTGCTTTAGAACCATAGATTGCAGTAGCAGTAGCGTCACGAAGAACATCGATACTTTCTATGTCATCAGGAGCAACCATGGAAATATCCACTCCGGGAATACCGTCGATGACATAGTAAGGACTCATGGCAGCACCTTCACGAAGAGAAGAAGCACCACGAAGAGTAATACTGGGTGAACCGTTAGGGTCGGCGGAAGATGTAATAGTAAGACCTGCTACCTTACCTTGCAACATGCTTGCTGCATCCGAGAATACACCGACATTCAACTTGTCAGCCTTAACTGTAGTAATAGAAGATGTTACATCCTTACGGCTCATAGAACCATAACCGATGACCACTACTTCGTCCAGTAACTCTGTATCCTCACTCATTGTCACGTCGATGATGTTTTGAGTGACTTTTACTTCCTGTTTGTTATAACCTATAAAAGAGAAGATAAGGGTTTCTCCTCTCTCTACGTTCAGGGAGTACTTTCCGTCGACATCGGTAATACATCCGTTGGTGGTACCGGCTTCCAATACATTGACACCGATTAACGGCTCACCGGATTTGTCTGTTACAGTACCGGTCACCTTGTTCTGGGCGAATGCTAAGGTACTGCTTAGCAAGAACACTACAAAGAGCATGCTTTGTGCAAATGTTCTCTTTCTTTTTAATTGTACATTCAGCATAAAATAAAGTTTTAGTTATGAATTATGTCCTTTTCTATATATTTATAAATATTATTCTGGCTGCAAAAGTAGGTTGTGCCTATTACAGATATATTTCAAGTATATTACGGAATTATTGTAATATTTTGATATATAATTGATTGAATAAGATAAAGGATAAAAGGGTATTTGCTTTATATTACTATCTTTGGGTAGATGTAATGTAAAGAATAAAGGTGAGGTTTCCGTGCTGCCCTTTATTATAAGTGGCAGCTCTGGGAAAAAACGGGATGATGTCTTTGTCTCCATAGTGTTTTAGATTTTGATTACCGCAAATCTACACCAATACTATTGGAGTCAGGGGGAAAATGATGCAAATTAGGGGGAAAATAGTGAACTATCGTTTTTTTCCTTGAATTACCCTGCCCAGTCCTCTCTATCCAGGTTTCTGTAGCCGATGGCTTCTGCTAAATGCGAAGTCTGTATTAGGTCACTATTCTCAAGATCGGCGATGGTACGTGCTACTTTTAATATGCGGTCGTAAGCGCGGGCAGAAAGATTTAGGCGGTTCATGGCATTTTTTAATAATATGAGTCCTTTGTCGTCCGGACGGGCATATAACGACAGCAGTTTGCTGTTCATTTGCGCATTGCAGTAGACACCAGCAACCTCGGCATATCTGTTTTCCTGAATTTGACGGGCATGTATTACGCGCTCTCGTATGATGCTACTTGCCTCTCCGGGGTGTGCATCGGACATTTTTTCAAAAGGTACGGGGACAACTTCGATTTGCAGGTCTATACGGTCGAGTAAAGGACCGGAAATGCGGTTCAGGTATTTTTGTACTTGTCCCGGACTACATACACAAGCTTTAGTGGGATGGTTGTAGTAGCCGCAGGGACATGGATTCATGGAGGCAACCAGCATAAAGCTGGCAGGGTATTCCACATTGCTTTTTACACGGGAGATAGTAATTTTACGGTCTTCCAGTGGCTGGCGGAGAACTTCCAGCACACTGCGATTGAATTCCGGAAGTTCATCCAGAAACAAAATGCCATTATGTGCCAGACTTATTTCACCGGGTTGTGGATAACTGCCGCCTCCTGTCATCGCTACTGTAGAAATAGTATGGTGAGGATCACGAAACGGGCGTTTGGAGATAAGCCCTGCATTTGCCTGCAATCTCCCTGCCACTGAGTGTATTTTGGTTGTTTCAAGGCTTTCTCCCAGTGAGAGAGGAGGCAAAATCGAAGGCAGGCGTTTGGCAAGCATGGATTTTCCACTGCCTGGCGCACCAATGAGAATAATATTGTGTCCACCAGCTGCGGCTACTTCCAATGCACGTTTTACATTTTCCTGCCCTTTTACATCCGAGAAGTCAAGATCGAAGTCACTTTGTTGCGCATAGAATTCCTCACGGGTATTGACGATGGTAGGGGTTAGTTCCTGATTGCCATTGAAGAACTCTATGACTTCTTTGATGTTCTCCACTCCATATACTTGAATTTTATTGACCACCGCTGCTTCACGAGCATTCTGCCGAGGGACGATGATGCCTTCGAAGCCTAATTCCCGTGCTTTGATGGCAATAGGCAGAGCACCTTTAATAGGTTGCAAACTACCGTCCAGGCTCAGTTCACCCATCATCAGATAACGGTTCAATTTATCGGACTGAATTACTTCTCCGGCGGCAAGCATGCCTATGGCAAGTGGAAGGTCGTATGCGGATCCCTCCTTACGGATGTCTGCAGGAGCCATATTAATCACGATGTTACTGGTAGGTATCCGGTATCCGTTTACCTGTAGTGCGGATATAATGCGTTGGTGGCTTTCTTTTACAGCAGAGTCCGGTAGCCCGACAAGATAAAACATGCAACCTCGTGAACTGTTTACTTCAATGGTGATGAGGGTTGCGTCAATGCCTTGTACAGCCGCTCCGAAAACTTTGATTAACACGTGCTTATTTGTGATTAGTGGTTAGTGATTAATGGTTACTTTTCTTTTTCTTTCCGGGCTATTTCTTTCAGTTTATCTTCAATAGCCTTTTCATCTAGATTTTTTCCTTCTATTTTACCTGTAGGACTGATTAGGATATTGGCTGGGAGAGTATGTATGGAGAATAGTTTGGCAACATCTCCATCCCATCCAGAATATTCGCAAGTCTGTTCCCATTTCAAAGTATCTTGTTTAACTGCTTCCAACCATTTCTCCCTGTCCAAGTCAAGGGAAATACCCATTAATGCGAAGTTTTTGTTCTTTTGTTCTTTCTTATAAATACGGCGGAACATTGCATTCTTTTCCCGGCTGATGGTATCCCATGAAGCCCAGAACTGTATCAGTAGATATTTATCTTTGAAATCGGAACGATTGATATCTTTGCCTTCTGTATTGCGTATACGGAAATAAGGAGCTGTTTTTCCTATATCTACTTTTTCTTCTTCCTCAATACGCTTTAGCAATGTTTCCATGTAAGGGCGGTCTTTCAGGTCACCGGTCATACGGTCGGTCAATTGTTTTATTTGTTCCAGATTGGGCTGGGGCTTCTGTACAAAGTATTTATCCAACAGATAAATGTTGGCTAATGAAGAGGGATGTTTGGTTATAAAATTCTCTACTTTCTCTTCCAAAGCTTTCTCGGAAGGTGTACCCAGACCTTTCAGTTCTTGATTGAAGTCTGTTAGATCTTTGTTAGGAGCATTACCGCTGATTTGCAATGAGGACAGCTCAGCTGCGGATCCTTTTATTTGTATTTTATGTCCTTTATCCAGGAAGAGCGGGTATTCCGTTCCATCACTGAATAATAAGATTGTACTCACTAATGTATCAACGGAAAGCGTTGTAGAAAATTTGTCGTTTTCGACAATCAGTGTATCCATACGGTCATACATTCTATCCGAACCATATAAATAGATGGTATCATTGCCCAATCCCTTGATTTCTCCGTTGAGACTGATACTGTCGGTTTTCTTTTCACTACAGGCAAAAAGGGCGATTAATAGAAAATATAATAGACAGACTTTCTTCATTTTGAAATACTTTTCCGCGAAAGTACGGCTTTTGCAGATAATAAAAAAGAAATGCCCGACATTTCTCAATGTCGGGCACCCTATAGTTTTTTTAATAGGAACTAATTAATATGAGTTAAGAGCTCCTTACTGAGCGATGCTCATAAATTCTGCATTCGTGAAATACTTAGCAAATTCCAAGTCAGAAGCAGCTTTCTTAGCCAATGACGGTTCTTTAGCAACAGCGTTCTTCAAACTGCTGGTTACCATAGAAGCATTGTTGGTTCTTGCACCTAATACAGCCATCAGGTAGTCAGTATAAGCGTCAGGTTTTGCTACACTAGCCAAAGTGTTTTTAGCCTTGTTGTAGTCCTTAGCCAAGATCTGTGCCAAAGCAGCGCTGTTAGTCTTAGTGTCACCGAATGCGCTTACAGCTCTGTCATATTGACCTTGAGCAATATACAGGTTACCCAGTGCTTCGTTCAGTTCTTTTGCACCTGAAGCTTTGCTCAGATAGCTTTCTGCAGCAGCTTTGTCACCCTTAGTCAGAGCGATCAAACCGAGATTCATATTAACTTCAGGAGCATCTTTGATAGAAGCAGCTTTCTTGAAGTAGCTTTCAGCTTTGTCAAGGTTACCTGCCTGATAAGCCAACTTACCTAAGTTGTTGTAAGCACGGAAATCGTTCGGATAGATTTGAGTAGCTTTAGTGAAGATGACTTCTTGCTTAGCCGGATCGTTAGTCAGTGTAGTTGCATACAGCAATTCTTCTATATTCAACTGCTTAGGATCAGATGCAGCCAGACTTGCAATTTCTTCGTCAGACTTACCGATGATTTCATAGTTCAAAGTCAGACGTGAACGACGCAACTGCGGCAAAATGTCGTCAGCTAAGTTCTTGTAAACAGAAGAGATGTTCTTGATTTCCTGTTCTCTTTGTTCAGGATCAGAATACATAGACAGAACACGAAGGATCAGTTCTTTATCCTGGATATTGGATTTAGATACCAATTCCTGGAAACCTTGCCAGTCCTGAGCAGTGTATTTAGTATCGATAGCTGCGTCAACTTTAGATTTCTTTAAGTTCTGGTTGATAACTTTTGCAGTGTTATCCTGACGGTTTTCAGCCAACTTAGTGTTCAGGCTTACACCACCATCGGGAGATGCATAAGCAGAAATTTCAATGTTACTGATCTTCTTGTTTACAGCACCGTCTATATTCTTCACTTCTTCATTAAATTCCTTAGCGGTCTTCAATTCGCTGGCGCGAACGTTAGCTTGCTGGATAAGGAACATGATGTTAGCATCGTGTTTTTCCTTGATGATACGTTGGAAAGCATCGTCACCATTAGCAGGATTAGCACTGCCCAATGTCTGTCCAATCATTTCGGAAGTAGAAATCACACCATCAGCTACTTTTACAGCAGGGATAGTTACTGTTTTCTTGCCGATTGTAGCTTTGAACTCCAAATACAATTCAGACTTAGCCATTTCCGGAACATAGTCGAAAGAAGTTTTCATTGTGTAATTACCACCCATCTTGTAAGAGATAGTCTGGTCGTTACCTTCTACTTTTTCTCCTTGGAATACAGCAGGCTGACCTTTAGCTTCGCCACCATTCCATTTCAAAACCGGGGTTACTTCCACTACGGCTTTCTTGTTAAAATACTTTTCAGGGAATTTTCCATTAATCGTGGCCGGTACTTTGCCGCCTATGGCTTCAAGAACCTGAGGAGTCACGGTGAAATAATCAGAGGATAATTCACCCATTTTGCTGCTACATGATGAAAGAGCAACAACCAGTGCCATTAACAAAGGCAGATACAATTTCTTAGTCATCTTAGGTATAAATTAATTGTTTGTAATTGAAATTAGTCTACTCGTTTTTCTTAGTGCCTATTACCACATAATAATAGCCTCGCAAAGATATTAAATCTATCGGCACAATCTAACACGAATAGCCAATTTTATTATAATTTAATGAAATCCTGTATCTTTTCTGTACTTAATGTTCCGTGGATGGTGCTCAATGATCTCACTTCGCAACATATTCCGGTCGATATGGGTGTAGATTTCAGTGGTCGCAATAGACTCGTGTCCCAGCATACATTGGATGGCGCGGAGGTTGGCACCTCCTTCCAACAAGTGGGTGGCGAAGGAATGGCGGAAGGTGTGCGGACTGATATTTTTGGTGATGCCGGCTTTCTCTGCCAGCTCTTTAATCAGGTGAAAAACCATGATGCGGGAAATGCTATTTCCCCATCGGGCAAGAAAAACGTAATCTTCAAATCCTTTCTTTATTTTACCAAGATTGCGGTCGAGCAGCCAGTATTTTATTTCTTTGATGGCACGGGGAGAAATAGGGACTAAACGCTGTTTGCTGCCTTTTCCTTCTACCTTGATAAAACCCTCGTCAAAGTAGAGCTCGGATAACTTCAGGTTACAAAGTTCCGAGACACGCAATCCGCAGCTGTATAGGGTTTCCAGGATGGCACGGTTGCGTTGTCCTTCCTTCTTGCTCATGTCTACGGTGGAGATAATAGTATCTATTTCTTCGACGGTAAGCACTTCGGGTAGTTTGAATCCGATTTTAGGACCTTCGAGTAGTTCGCTGGGATCATCTTCTCGATAGTCTGCCATGACCAGAAAGTGGAAGAAAGATTTTATTCCCGACAGGATACGTGCTTGCGAGCGGGGATGAATACCGATGTCGTGTAATCCGGCAGCAAAGCGTTGCAAATCATCCAGAGTCACAGCCAGCATATCGATGTTTTCTGTTTTCAGAAAACACAGCAGTTTGTTAAGATCGGTCAGGTAGGCATCAAGCGTATTGGCAGAAAGAGCCTTTTCTAACTTTAAATATTGCTGGTACTTTCTGATTATCAACGCTTGTCTCTCGTTATTCGTTGATTTTTCTTCTGTTTTCATTTCTTTTTTCTACCTTTGCTCCGCGAAAATAGGCTGCACTTTAGCAGAATACTGATAAATTTGCTTCTGCGTACGGTCTGCACTATCTTTGCAACTCGATTTAAATATTTCTTAGGGCATATCTGAGCCGTGTCTGCTCCGTATTCGCTCCGTATCTATACACTTGGACTTGGTACGGACTTGGTACGGACTTGGTACGGAGCAGGTACTTCCGGGACAAAGGTATAAAAAATTGTGTTATGAGGATACAAATAATTAATGGCCCGAATATCAATCTGCTGGGCAAACGTGAACCTTCCATTTACGGCAGTGTTACTTTTGAAGATTACCTTGCCGAACTTCGTCAGAAGTATACTGATATACAGATAGACTACTTTCAGTCGAACATTGAAGGAGAGCTGATAGATAAGATTCAGCAAACCGGTTTTGATGTAGATGGGATTATCCTGAATGCGGGTGCCTACACGCATACCTCTATCGCCCTGCAGGATGCTATCCGTTCGGTTACTTCTCCGGTTATCGAGGTACATATTTCTAATGTGCATGCTCGTGAGGCTTTCCGTCATGTATCTATGATAGCTTGCGCCTGCAAAGGCGTTATCTGCGGTTTCGGGTTGAACTCCTACCGCCTGGCACTGGAAGCGTTGATAAGTGATAAATGATTAAATAAATAGGTATAAGATTATGTTATTAAAACAGACTAAGATCGTTGCAACCATTTCTGATAAACGCTGCGACGTTGATTTTATAAAAGGCTTGTTTGAAGCCGGTATGAATGTGGTGCGTATGAACACGGCACATCTCGGCCGCGAAGGCTCGGAGATGTTGATAAATAATGTGCGTGCGGTATCTAATCGCATAGCTATCCTGATGGATACTAAGGGACC
This window contains:
- the xerD gene encoding site-specific tyrosine recombinase XerD, which gives rise to MKTEEKSTNNERQALIIRKYQQYLKLEKALSANTLDAYLTDLNKLLCFLKTENIDMLAVTLDDLQRFAAGLHDIGIHPRSQARILSGIKSFFHFLVMADYREDDPSELLEGPKIGFKLPEVLTVEEIDTIISTVDMSKKEGQRNRAILETLYSCGLRVSELCNLKLSELYFDEGFIKVEGKGSKQRLVPISPRAIKEIKYWLLDRNLGKIKKGFEDYVFLARWGNSISRIMVFHLIKELAEKAGITKNISPHTFRHSFATHLLEGGANLRAIQCMLGHESIATTEIYTHIDRNMLRSEIIEHHPRNIKYRKDTGFH
- a CDS encoding TlpA disulfide reductase family protein — protein: MKKVCLLYFLLIALFACSEKKTDSISLNGEIKGLGNDTIYLYGSDRMYDRMDTLIVENDKFSTTLSVDTLVSTILLFSDGTEYPLFLDKGHKIQIKGSAAELSSLQISGNAPNKDLTDFNQELKGLGTPSEKALEEKVENFITKHPSSLANIYLLDKYFVQKPQPNLEQIKQLTDRMTGDLKDRPYMETLLKRIEEEEKVDIGKTAPYFRIRNTEGKDINRSDFKDKYLLIQFWASWDTISREKNAMFRRIYKKEQKNKNFALMGISLDLDREKWLEAVKQDTLKWEQTCEYSGWDGDVAKLFSIHTLPANILISPTGKIEGKNLDEKAIEDKLKEIARKEKEK
- the aroQ gene encoding type II 3-dehydroquinate dehydratase, which codes for MRIQIINGPNINLLGKREPSIYGSVTFEDYLAELRQKYTDIQIDYFQSNIEGELIDKIQQTGFDVDGIILNAGAYTHTSIALQDAIRSVTSPVIEVHISNVHAREAFRHVSMIACACKGVICGFGLNSYRLALEALISDK
- a CDS encoding YifB family Mg chelatase-like AAA ATPase, encoding MLIKVFGAAVQGIDATLITIEVNSSRGCMFYLVGLPDSAVKESHQRIISALQVNGYRIPTSNIVINMAPADIRKEGSAYDLPLAIGMLAAGEVIQSDKLNRYLMMGELSLDGSLQPIKGALPIAIKARELGFEGIIVPRQNAREAAVVNKIQVYGVENIKEVIEFFNGNQELTPTIVNTREEFYAQQSDFDLDFSDVKGQENVKRALEVAAAGGHNIILIGAPGSGKSMLAKRLPSILPPLSLGESLETTKIHSVAGRLQANAGLISKRPFRDPHHTISTVAMTGGGSYPQPGEISLAHNGILFLDELPEFNRSVLEVLRQPLEDRKITISRVKSNVEYPASFMLVASMNPCPCGYYNHPTKACVCSPGQVQKYLNRISGPLLDRIDLQIEVVPVPFEKMSDAHPGEASSIIRERVIHARQIQENRYAEVAGVYCNAQMNSKLLSLYARPDDKGLILLKNAMNRLNLSARAYDRILKVARTIADLENSDLIQTSHLAEAIGYRNLDREDWAG
- a CDS encoding tetratricopeptide repeat protein; amino-acid sequence: MTKKLYLPLLMALVVALSSCSSKMGELSSDYFTVTPQVLEAIGGKVPATINGKFPEKYFNKKAVVEVTPVLKWNGGEAKGQPAVFQGEKVEGNDQTISYKMGGNYTMKTSFDYVPEMAKSELYLEFKATIGKKTVTIPAVKVADGVISTSEMIGQTLGSANPANGDDAFQRIIKEKHDANIMFLIQQANVRASELKTAKEFNEEVKNIDGAVNKKISNIEISAYASPDGGVSLNTKLAENRQDNTAKVINQNLKKSKVDAAIDTKYTAQDWQGFQELVSKSNIQDKELILRVLSMYSDPEQREQEIKNISSVYKNLADDILPQLRRSRLTLNYEIIGKSDEEIASLAASDPKQLNIEELLYATTLTNDPAKQEVIFTKATQIYPNDFRAYNNLGKLAYQAGNLDKAESYFKKAASIKDAPEVNMNLGLIALTKGDKAAAESYLSKASGAKELNEALGNLYIAQGQYDRAVSAFGDTKTNSAALAQILAKDYNKAKNTLASVAKPDAYTDYLMAVLGARTNNASMVTSSLKNAVAKEPSLAKKAASDLEFAKYFTNAEFMSIAQ